CAAGACATCGTCTGTTTCGACGGCGATGGCTCGTTCCTCATGACGCTGCAGGAGCTTTCGGTCGCGGTCCGCGAGGATCTGGATATCACGATTGCAGTGCTCAACAACGAGTACGTCGGGATGGTCCGGCAGTGGCAGGACGCCTTCTTCGATGGCCGCCACATGGCCTCGGAGTACAACTGGATGCCGGAGTTCGACAAACTGGCCCAGGCCTTCGGCGCACAGGGCTGGCGCGTCGACAACTACGACGAGGTCGCCCCCGCCGTCGAAGAGGCACTCGCCTACGACGGCCCCTCGGTGATCGACTTCCATATCGACCCCGAAGCGAACGTCTACCCGATGGTCGCCAGCGGCGCACCAAATGGCAAATTTGCACTCTCGGAGGATCAGCTATGAGTCAGAACGAGCAGGGTCTCGAAGGCCCACGACCTGAAGAACGACCACACCCAGATGGACGGCGCAATAGCCAAGGAATTCGGATCGACCCCGAGGTCGAAGCCGAGCCTGACAGCCGGACCGCGATGGTGTCGGCGCTGGTCGAACACGAACCGGGCGTGTTGGCCCGTGTCTCGGGACTGTTCAGCCGTCGACAGTTCAACATCGAGAGCCTCACCGTCGGCCCAACGACGGTCGACGGCAACGCCCGAATCACGCTGATCGTCGAAGAGACCGAGCCCGGCATCGATCAGGTCAAAAAACAGCTGGCAAAGCTCAAGCCGGTGATCTCGGTGGGCGAACTCGAAGAGCGCGCGATTCGCTCCGAACTCGTGCTCCTGAAGGTCAACGGCGGCGAGCCGGACAAGGTCCAGGCGATCACCGAGATGTACGACGGGACAACGCTGGATGCTGGTCCGCGAACGATCACTGTCCAGTTGACCGGCAAACACGACGAGATCGAAGACGCACTCGACGCCTACCGGCAGTTCGGCATCATCGAGATCGCCCGGACGGGGCCAACCGCGCTTTCGCGCGGTGATCGGCCCACAACCCCCGGCGAGAAGCCCGCTGCGGAGGCAACGGCGGTCGGCGTCGAGCCAGACGGCGGCAGTGAACAGACCGGCGAAAGCGAGAGCCAAGCCGAAACCACCAACTAACAGCGGAGTAATTTACACATACATGGCAGACGAACTCGACGCGACAATCTACTACGACGACGACGCAGACAGCACGTATCTCGACGACACGACGGTTGCGGTCCTCGGCTACGGCAGCCAGGGCCACGCCCACGCCCAGAACCTCAACGACAGCGGTGTCGACGTGGTTGTCGGGCTCCGAAAGGGCTCGTCGTCACGCAAAGCCGCGAAAGCAGACGGACTCGATGTCCTGACCCCGGTCAAAGCCGCCGCACAGGCCGAGGTCGTCTCGATTCTGGTCCCTGACACGGTTCAGGCAACCGTCTACGATCAGATCAAAGACGAACTCGACGAGGGAGATACCCTCCAGTTCGCCCACGGCTTCAACATCCACTACAGCCAAATCGAGCCACGAGACGATATCGACGTGACGCTCGTCGCCCCGAAATCGCCGGGCCACCTGGTCCGCCGGAACTACGAGGCCGACGAGGGAACGCCCGGACTGGTCGCGGTCTACCAGGACGTCACCGGCGACGCCAAAGAGCGCGCGCTGGCCTACGCAAAAGGAATCGGCTGTACCCGTGCAGGCACCATCGAGACCACGTTCCGCGAGGAGACCGAAACCGACCTATTCGGTGAACAGGCCGTCCTCTGTGGCGGCGTCACCAGCCTCGTCAAACAGGCCTACGAGACGCTCGTCGAAGCAGGCTACAGCGAGGAGATGGCCTACTTCGAGTGTATGAACGAACTCAAACTGATTGTCGACCTCATGTACGAGGGCGGACTCAGCGAAATGTGGGATTCAGTCTCTGATACCGCCGAGTACGGCGGTCTCACCCGCGGCGACCGCGTCGTCGACGAACACGCACGCGAGCAGATGGAGCAGGTTCTCGAAGAGGTCCAAGACGGCACGTTTGCCCGCCAGTGGATTCTGGAGAACCAGGCCGGTCGACCAGGCTACAACCAGATTCGAGACGCCGAGAAGAACCACGAGATCGAAGCCGTCGGCAAGGAGCTTCGCGGCCTGTTCTCGTGGGCCGACGAGGAATAGATATATGACAGACGACCAGACGATGAGCGAAACCGATCACACTCATCCACACACCGGCGATACGTTTGGGTCGGTCTACCGGCGCGGGCCGGTGGCCGCCGACGGTGGCACGGATGCGGCGACAGACAAATCAACCGTTGAGGACGTAGAGACGCCTACAATGAAAGACGTCGACCACACCTCAACGGCTGGCACGGTACGACACATCTGGGATCGCGGGACCCAGAACGGAGCACACAGATGAGCAAGGGAACACTGTACGACAAGGTATGGGAGCAACACAAGGTAACTGAACTGCCGACCGGACAGACACAACTGTTCGTCGGCCTTCACCTCATTCACGAGGTGACGAGTCCACAGGCCTTCGGCATGCTCCGCGAGCGCGGACTCGATGTCGCCTACCCGAAGCTCACCCACGCAACTGTCGACCACATCGTTCCGACCGCCGACCAGTCCCGTCCCTACGGCGACGATGCGGCCGAAACGATGATGGCCGAACTCGAAGAAAATGTCCGTGACTCGGGCATCGTCTTCGACGACCCCAACACCGGCAACCAGGGAATCGTCCACGTTATCGGACCCGAGCAGGGAATCACCCAGCCCGGGATGACGATTGTCTGCGGTGACAGCCACACGTCGACCCACGGCGCGTTCGGCGCGCTTGCGTTCGGGATCGGCACCAGCCAGATCCGCGATGTCCTCGCGACGGGGACGATTGCGATGGAGAAACAGAAGGTCCGCAAGATCGAAGTGACTGGTGAACTCGGTGAGGGCGTCACGGCCAAGGACATCATCCTCACGATCATCCGGAAACTCGGTACCGACGGCGGCGTCGGCTACGTCTACGAGTACGCCGGCGAGGCCATCGAGAACCTCGGGATGGAAGGCCGCATGAGCATCTGTAACATGTCCATCGAGGGCGGTGCTCGCGCGGGCTACGTCAACCCCGACGAGACCACCTACGAGTGGCTCGAACAAACTGACGCGTTCAAACACGAACCCGAGCGATTCGCGGAACTCAAAGAGTACTGGGAGTCGATCAGCAGCGATGACGACGCTGAGTACGACGATGTCGTCACCATCGATGGTTCGGAAATCGAGCCGGTCGTCACCTGGGGAACGACTCCCGGTCAGGGGATCGGCATCTCCGAACAGATTCCGGAGCCAGAAACGCTGTCGAAGGAAAAACAGGAGACCGCCCGTGGCTCGATGAAACACATGCGCGTCGAGCCCGGCGAGTCGATGGAGGGCTACCCAATCGATGTCGCCTTCCTCGGTTCCTGTACGAACGCCCGATTGCCAGATCTGCGCGCAGCCGCCGAACTGGTCGAAGGTCGAGAGGTCGACCCAGACGTCCGAGCGATGGTCGTCCCCGGCAGCCAGCGCGTCAAAGCCGCCGCTGAGAAAGAGGGTCTCGACGAGATCTTCAAGGAGGCTGGCTTCGACTGGCGCGGTGCTGGCTGTTCGATGTGTCTCGGCATGAACGAGGATCAGCTGGAAGGCGACGAAGCCTGTGCCTCGTCGTCGAACCGGAACTTCGTCGGTCGACAGGGCTCGAAGGATGGCCGAACGATCCTGATGAGTCCGATCATGGTCGTGGCCGCCGCGGTGACCGGCGAGGTCACTGACGTCCGCGAACTCGAGGAGGTGGTCGCCGCATGAGCGACGGACCAGCAGAGATCGTTACGTCCGTTTCGGGAACCGGTGTTCCGGTCCGCGGCAACGATATCGACACCGACCAGGTCATCCCGGCGCGGTTCATGAAGGTCGTCACCTTCGAAGGCCTCGGCGAGTTCGCCTTCTTCGACCTCCGGTTCGATGACGACGACAACGAGAAGGACCATCCGTTTAACGAGCCGCAGTTCCAGAACGCGAACGTGCTGGCGGTCAACAACAACTTCGGCTGTGGCTCCTCCCGCGAGCACGCCCCACAGGCGCTGATGCGCTGGGGGATCGACGCCATCGTCGGCGAGAGCTTCGCCGAGATTTTCGCGGGCAACTGCCTGGCACTCGGCATTCCGACGGTGACGGTTTCGCCCGATGAGGCCGAAGCCCTGCAGGACTTCATCGATGAGAACCCTGATGCTGAAATCGACGTCGACGTCGAAAACGAGACCGTCTCCTACGGCGAGACGGTCGTCGAGGCGACGGTCGACGATGCCCAGCGAAAGGCGCTGGTCGAGGGTGTCTGGGATACGACCGCGCTGATGAAGTCGAACGCGAACACGGTTCGTGAGAAGGCCAAGTCGCTGCCGTACGTTCGGGACAGCGAGATTCCGGCCGACGACTGAGAACTGACCACCTGCTGCGGCTCTCAGCTACTCGGTCGACACATCGACATTCTCTTTATATTCCTCCGTAGAGAGTACTCCATGAGTGAACGTATCGCCGTCATCGAAGGCGACGGCATTGGACAGGAGGTTATTCCGGCAGCTATCGACGTTCTCGAATCGCTCGATCTCGATTTTGAATTCGTCGAGGGCGAGGCGGGCGACGCAGTCAAAGAGGCAACGGGCGAGGCACTCCCACAGTCGACCTACGACCTCGCGGCCGACGCCGACGCCACCCTCTTTGGAGCCGCTGGCGAGACCGCCGCCGACGTAATCCTCCCGCTCCGGGATGCCGTCGACTCCTTTGTCAACATCCGACCCGCGAAAGCCTATCCCGGCGTCGACGCCGTCCGCCCCGAAACCGATCTGGTCTTTCTCCGTGAGAACACCGAGGGCGTTTACTCGGGCCACGAGGACGACCTCTCGGATGACCTGTCGACGCTCACGCGCGTCGTCACCACCTCGGCCTCGGAAAAACTCGCTCACTTCGCCTGCGACTACGTCGAGGATAGCGACGACCACGACGACTTCAGCGTCGTCCACAAGGCCAACGTGATGCGGAAAACCGACGGCCGGTTCCGCGATGCTGTTGTTGGCGTCGCAGAAGAGCAGGGCGTCGACACCGACGAGGTGCTGATGGATGCCTTTGCAACGCACGTCTGTCTTGATCCCGAGCAGTTCGACGTGATCGTCTGTCCGAACCTCGCGGGCGATGTGTTGTCTGATCTCGCAGCTGGCCTCGTCGGTGGGCTCGGCCTGCTGCCATCCGCAAATATCGGCGACGACAACGCCCTGTTCGAGCCGGTCCACGGCACCGCACCCGACATTGCGGGCCAGGGCATCGCCAACCCGACCGCAACGATCCTCTCGGCGGCTTTGATGTTGGACCATCTCGGCTACACCGAGGAGGCCGACCGGGTCGAAACCGCTGTCGAAAGTGTGCTGGCTGAGGGCCCACGAACGGGCGATCTCGGCGGCGACGCCGACACCGACGAGGTTACGGCCGCAATTGTCGACCGACTGTAAAATCGTCGACCGACAGTAGCCGATCTCGTGGCGTCGGTTTCAGTGGTAAGTATACGAGAGGTTCACCACAATTATATTACTGTTTGTTGTGAATGATCATATACAATGGAGGTCACGTACAACTCGACTGTCGACGGGCTTCGAGAGACGCTCGCGTCGACGGCGAGTTCGGATTCCGTCGAGGGAATCTTGCTGTTGGCGGCCCCTGACGAGGAGTTGTTGTCCGACGACTTCGAGTCAGTACTCCGGGCTCTCGACGTGCCCATCTTCGGCGGCATCTTCCCGGAGATCCTGTATCAGGGCGACCGGAAAGACACCGGCGCACTGACCGTTGGGCTGTCGACCACACCGGATGTCACCACCGTCACGGACCTCAGCGATCCCACGACAACGTTCAGGGACGAACTCGATCCGGATCTCCCCGCCAAGGGGTACGAAACGGCGTTCGTCTTCGTCGACACCTACGCCACCAACGTCGAGGAGTTCATCGAGGCCCTGTTCCGAACCTACAGCGTCGAGTTGAACTTCCTTGGAGGAGGCGCTGGCACGGTGGACGGCGACCAACGACCCGTGTTGTTCACCAACGAGGGCGTGATCGAAGACGGGGCCGTCATCGCAACGCTCAGAGAGCCGATCAAAATCGGCGTCAACCACGGTTGGCAGGAGATTGCCGGCCCATTTAGAGTGACCGAAGCCGAGGGGTCGACGCTCAGTACGCTCGACGGAAAACCCGCCTTTTCGGTCTACGGTGAGGCTATCGGCGAGGCCGCAGGCGAAACTGTCACGAAAAAGAACTTCTTCGAGAGCGCGAAATCCTATCTGTTCGGTATCAGCCGGATGGCTGCCGAGCAGATCGTTCGTGATCCCTACCGCGTGGCCGCGGATGGTTCGATGACCTGTTTCGGTGAGATGCCGGAAGGTGAGTTCGTCACGGTGTTGCAGGGCGATCCCGATTCGCTTGTCGCGGCGGCCCAAGCGGCCCACGACCACGCGCTGAGTGGGGCACGGCGGCCCGACGCGCTCTGCGTGTTCGACTGCGTGTCGCGGATGTTATATCTCGATGAGGAGTTCGACCGTGAACTGGACGCCGTTCGGTCCGAAACGCTACCGCTGTTTGGTGCTCTGACAATCGGTGAGATCGCCAACGATGGGTCGGGGCATCTGGACTACTACAACAAAACAGCCGTCGTTGGGGCACTCTCGGACGTATGATCGACAGACAGCAACGGATTCAGGCACTGTACGAGATCTCGCTGTCAATCGGGCCGAAGGAGACGCTCAAAGCGACCGCCGACAACGCACTCTCTGGCTATTTGAAGAAACTGAACTGTTCGGTCGGGACGATATTCCAGCGGACGCTCAACGACGATGACGTTCGATACGACATCACAGCGACGATTCCTGCGTCTCCACACGGCAACGACACGTTGATGGCTGCAATCGATCACCTTCCCGGAACGGTCGACGACCACCGGTCGTTCATCGAGGCGCTTCCGATTTCGGGCGAGACCGACAACGGTGCCCACTACTATCTGATGGAACTGCCGGAGTTCGGCGTGCTCGTGCTCGGCAAACGCGGCGGCGAGATCGACGAGATCACCCAATCGGCACTCAAACCGCTCAACGAGAAACTGGCCGAAGCCTGTCGGAGCCAGCTCGTCGAAGGCCAGCTCCGCACCGAACGGAACCGGTTCGAAGCCGTGTTCGATGCGATTCCGGAGCCGGTGGTCAACACGGTGATCGAACACGGCGAGGAGCGCGTCAAACGGGTCAACAGACCGTTCGAGAACACGTTCGGCTACACCGAACAGACGGCCCGTGACCGGCCAATCACCGATCTCATCATCCCCGAGGGAACTGATGGGGACATCTCACCGACCAGTCTCCACGACGGATCGGAGCCACGAGAGGTCCGGTGTGAGACCGCCACCGGTATCGGCGAGTTCCTGTTTCGCCGGGTGCCGGTCGACTCCCAAGGGTCCAGAGAGTATATCCATCTCTACGTCGACATCACGAGCCAAAAGAAGCGCCAACAGGAGTTAGAGCGTTACGAGCGGCTCGTCGAGAACCTCCCGATTGGCGTCTTCCGGACGACACCGGGTCCCAAAGGAGAGTTTCGACTCGTCAATCAGGGGTTCGTCGACATCTTCGAGGGCGACTCCAGCGCCGACTTCGAGGGGCTGTCGGTCGCCGATATCTACGTCGACCCAACGGATCGCGAGCGGTTCAGCAACCAGCTGTTGGAACAGGGATCGGTCGACGGGGTCGAACTCCAGCTCCAGACGGTCGACGGCAACCCAATCTGGTGTGAGATCTCCGGCATCGCCGTCGAAGAAGACGGCGAAACGGTATTCGAGTTGGCGCTTCAGAACATCACCGAGCGGAAGGAGCGCCAACAGCAGTTGGCCGTGCTCAACCGGGTGTTGCGGCACAACCTCCGCAACGGGATGAACGTTATTCGGGGCAACACCTCGCTGCTCAGTGCCGAAATCGACGACGGGACGCTCCAAACACACGTCACCGCAATCGAACAACGCGTCGAGAACTTAGAGCAGCTCAGCGAGAAGGCCGGCACCGTTCGGTCGTTGTTCGATCAGGGCCGAGAGGTCAACGTCACCTGTGACGTGGGCGAACTCCTCTCGGAGCTCAAAAGCGAGTTCGAAGAGCGCCATCCCACGGCGGGACTGACAATCGAACCGTTCGAACCGGTTGCGGTCCGGGCCGACGTCCGCCTGAAAATGGCGCTGTTGGAGATCGTCGACAACGCCGTCGTCCACAACAATCAGGCGGTGCCGGCGATCAGCGTCGCTGTCGGTCGTTCCGAAACCAAGGGGTCCGACGACTGGGTCGACATCACGATCACCGACAACGGTCCCGGGATTCCGGACGACGAGCGGCGGGCTATCGAAACCGGCGAGGAGACGCCGCTCCAGCACGGCACCGGGCTGGGATTGTGGCTCGTCTACTGGACCGTCTCGCTGCTCGGCGGCGAGATTACGATAGCCGACCACGATGCTGGCACGCGAATCATCCTGACGCTCCCACGTGCCTCGGCCCATCAGTCGACTCACGCGGCGAACGTCGACTCACACTAACTGACGTGTTCTCAGTATGTGAACTGCCAGTCGACCTAAGAGGTCCGAAACCGTACTGTCGGCATGGTCCAGATCGAACTCGACGAGGCGACTGTCGACCGGCTCGACCAGCTTCGTCAGGACGACGAAACGTACGACGAGATCGTCACCGAACTCATCAACATCTTCGAGACCGAGGAGCTTACCATGTTCAGAAGCGGCGACCTCTGAGTGTGCTTATCGACCTCTCCCCCGATCAGCTTTCACGATAGGCGGCTCTGGCCTGCTCGAAGCTCCCGCTGTCTTCGAGATGCGCCTGCAGAGCCTCGGCGTACTCCTGTGTGAGTCCCTCTGCCGCCGCTAGCTTCTCGGCGTCGACCTCATCTTCGTCACTGTCCTCACCGCCGAATCCGAGTGCCCGCTTAATCGATTCAAGAATACCGCCACCCGATTGCTGACTGTCACCGCCGGGCTGGCCAGCCATTGAGGCCGTTTGAGCGCGGATACTCGCAAGCTCCGGAATGATCGCCGCCACGCTGTCGGTGTCGGCGACGATCCGTGCGGCTTCGGGGTCGTCGGCGTTCTCCATGTCGAGGTCAGTTGCGGTCATGATCAGGTCCCATTCGGCATTGCTGAACTGCGAGGCCGCCACGCGGTCGCTGAACTGTTGGTCGACGGCCATTCGCTCGCCGATGATCGCATCCGTCCAGTGGCTCATGGGCACGGCTACGAACCCCCAGCGTTTCAGCCTACGGGATCGCAGTCGTCGACCTGAAAAGCATGACTCTTTGGTACTGAGTTCCTACGCCGTCTATGGACGAAGCTCCGCGTCGACGTGCCGTGCTCACAGCCGCTGCCAGTGGGATTGCGGCCGCAACCGCAGGCTGTCTCGGCGGCGACGGCGGGACCACCGAACAGTGGCTGAGCAACGCGAACAACTACGATGGCATGGTCGACCGGACGGGCCAAGAGACAGTGACCGTCGCCGTGGGAGCCGTCGACGGCTTGTCTTTCGATCCGGCAGCAGTTCGTATCACAACGGGGACAGAGGTTCTGTGGGAGTGGACCAGCTTCGGCGGTGGCCACAACGTTGCCGAGGAAAACGGCGTCTTCGAAAGTGAGATCCAGTCCGGAGAGGGCGAGACGTTCTCCCACACGTTCACCGATTCTGGACAGTATCGGTACGTCTGTACGCCCCATCAGACACAGGGTATGCTCGGCGTCGTCGAAGTCGTCGACGAGTAGCCACTGACTAATCTATTTTCTAGCGTCGCAACTCGGCAAACCCGTCCCCACAAACTCCGTCACCTACCGGTAGCTGTGCGCGCCCATCAGCTATCGAGACCGGATCGGTTGCGAGATCACCTGCAAGCAGTGAGCCAGTTGCCAGCCCACAGGCAGTCACAGCAGGAATCGCGGCCGCCGTGTGGACGGCCGCCGTTCTGGCAACCACACCGTCGACTGTCGTCGTCACGCCTGGCTCGACACCCGCGGCTCGGGCGGTGGCTGCGGCCTCAACAGTCCGACGTGGGCCACCGACTGCCATCGGTTTGAGCACCGCGACATCGGCCGCCCCCGACGCAAGCACCGCCGAAAGCGACCGCTCGGCCAGCGATTCGTCGACTGCGATGTCGACACCGTGGCCGCGGAGTTCGGCAAGCCCCTCGATGTCGTCGGCTGGAAGCGGCTGTTCGAGATACTCGATGTCGACTACCGCGAGCTGGTCGACCATCGCTCGCGCCGTCGAGCGATCCCACCCACCGTTGACGTCTAGGCGGAGGCTAACACCGTCGTCGACCGCCTCACGGACTGCCTGAACCCGCCTGAGATCCTGATCCGGCTCGCGTGCGCCAACTTTGAGTTTGAGCCAGTCGAACCCCTCGTCGACAGCGGTAGTAGCCGCATGCACTGTCTCCGCGACAGTTCCGTCGCCGATGGTTGCGTTGACAGGGACCGAGTCGGGAAGCGGGCGGTCGGCATCGAACACACCCTCACGGAGCACCGCGGCCAGCGGTCGGTTGTCGCGCCGGGCAATTGCATCGAGGTGGGCGAGTTCGACCGCGTGGGCGGCCGCCGGCGTGTCGGTTGGATCCGGCGGCTCGGTCTCCGAGTCGGTCGACTGAGCAACGGTCTCAAGTGCAGTCCGACAGGCATCGTAGGATTCCGTCCAGCCGGGTAGTGGGGTCGCCTCGCCGAGACCCGAGACGCCATCCTGTTGGATGCCGACAAGAAACCCCCGACGCTCGGTGATCTGTCCAGCAGCGGTCGTCAGCGGCGAGTCGAGCCGGAGCGAAAACGCGTCGACCCACATTAGAATGCCAACCCGAGCCCGAACAGCAGCGAGTAGGCCGCCAGCAGTTTCCCTGCCGTTTCGAGCGCCGGATTGAGTGCCGTGCCAGCGGTCTGGTTCCAGACCGTCCGTGTGACCTGTCCCGAAATCGGGATCGTAAGCAGTGGGAGCAGTACTGTCGACCCAAAGCCTTCGGCCAGCCAGAGCCAAACCGGGATCAGGTAAGCAAGCGTTGCAAGCCCGGCAAACTGGAGTCGACTGAACCGGTAGCCGAACCGAACTGCGAGAGTGTGTTTGCCGGTCGTGGCGTCCTCCTTCCGATCACGGATGTTATTGACGACCAGAATGTTCGTCGACAGGGCCGCCACCGGCAGGCTAGCGAGAAACGCCGTCCACGTGATCGTATTTGGAGGGATTGTGGTCGACAGTGGCGCAGCGAGAACGGCAGTAGCCTGTACATAATAGGTCCCCATGACGGCGATCACGCCGAAGAAGACGAAGACGAACAGATCGCCGAGTCCGTGGTAGCCCAGCGGGTAGGGACCGCCGGTGTAGGCGATGCCTGAAAGAACTGATAGGAGGCCAATAACCAAGATGGGGAGGCCACCGACGTAGACGAGGTAGCTGCCGACGCCGATGGCGGCGGCGAACGTAAGGTACATCGCCCGTTTGACGCTCTTGGGTGCGATCAGCCCCGACTGGGTGACGCGGGTGAACCCTTCGCGGGCGTCGGTATCCGCGCCCTGTATGGCGTCGTAGTAGTCGTTGGCGAAGTTAGTGCCGATCTGGATGAGTGCCGCGCCGACGAACGCCGCCAGCGTCGGCAACAGTGCGAAGATGCCGTCGTGCCACGCGAGCCCAGCACCGACGACGACGGGTGCCGCGGCCGCTGGCAGCGTCTGAGGTCTGGCTGCCAGCACCCACGCACGGGTTTGTGAGAGTTCCGTCCCGCTCATTGGTGTCGTTCAGGCTGCCGAGGGAGTGAATCTTCGGGTTCGTCGACGAGATCTCCGAGAAGTCGCCTCAACATGAAAATATTTACTCGAAGTACAATAAATTTTCTCTACCAGGCGTTTATGCGGGGTATGACGCCTGTCGACGAACGCCAGTACTATTTACCGTTAGGAATAGATACCGGAGTATGGTCAGCTACGACGAACTCCACGATCCGAACGCGGAGTACACGATGCGGGAACTTTCCTCGGAAACGATGGGTGTTACCGGCGAGCGCGGCGGCGGCCGCGACGTCGAGATTACCGACGTACAGACGACGATGGTCGACGGCAACTTCCCGTGGACGCTCGTCCGGATCTACACCGACGCGGACGTCGTCGGCACCGGCGAAGCCTACTGGGGCGCGGGCGTCCCGGAACTCATCGAGCGGATGAAACCGTTCGTCATCGGCGAGAACCCGCTGGACATCGACCGCCTCTACGAACATCTCGTCCAGAAGATGTCCGGCGAGGGATCAGTTGAGGGCGTCACCGTCACCGCCATCTCCGGTATCGAGATCGCGCTCCACGATCTGGCGGGCAAGATCCTCGGCGTTCCGGCCTACCAGCTGCTCGGCGGCAAGTACCGCGATCAGGTCCGGGTCTACTGTGACTGCCACACCGCCGACGAGGCCGACCCGCAGGCCTGCGCCGACGAGGCCGAGCGCGTCGTCGAGGAACTGGGGTACGACGCCCTGAAGTTCGACCTCGACGTCCCCTCGGGGCTCGAAAAGGACCGCGCCAACCGCCATCTCCGACCCGGCGAGATCCGCCACAAAGCCGAGATCGTCGAGGCCGTCACCGAGCGCGTCAAGGACCGGGCCGACGTGGCCTTCGACTGCCACTGGACGTTCTCCGGTGGGAGTGCCAAGCGGCTCGCGGCCGAACTCGAAGAGTACGACGTCTGGTGGCTCGAAGACCCCGTCCCGCCGGAGAACCTCGAAGTCCAAGAGGAAGTCACCAAATCCACGATCACCCCGATCACTGTCGGCGAGAACCGCTACCGCGTCACCGAGGAGCGTCGACTCATCGAGAACCAAGCCGTCGACATCATTGCCCCAGACCTGCCGAA
This sequence is a window from Halohasta litchfieldiae. Protein-coding genes within it:
- a CDS encoding 1,4-dihydroxy-2-naphthoate polyprenyltransferase, which encodes MSGTELSQTRAWVLAARPQTLPAAAAPVVVGAGLAWHDGIFALLPTLAAFVGAALIQIGTNFANDYYDAIQGADTDAREGFTRVTQSGLIAPKSVKRAMYLTFAAAIGVGSYLVYVGGLPILVIGLLSVLSGIAYTGGPYPLGYHGLGDLFVFVFFGVIAVMGTYYVQATAVLAAPLSTTIPPNTITWTAFLASLPVAALSTNILVVNNIRDRKEDATTGKHTLAVRFGYRFSRLQFAGLATLAYLIPVWLWLAEGFGSTVLLPLLTIPISGQVTRTVWNQTAGTALNPALETAGKLLAAYSLLFGLGLAF
- the menC gene encoding o-succinylbenzoate synthase: MWVDAFSLRLDSPLTTAAGQITERRGFLVGIQQDGVSGLGEATPLPGWTESYDACRTALETVAQSTDSETEPPDPTDTPAAAHAVELAHLDAIARRDNRPLAAVLREGVFDADRPLPDSVPVNATIGDGTVAETVHAATTAVDEGFDWLKLKVGAREPDQDLRRVQAVREAVDDGVSLRLDVNGGWDRSTARAMVDQLAVVDIEYLEQPLPADDIEGLAELRGHGVDIAVDESLAERSLSAVLASGAADVAVLKPMAVGGPRRTVEAAATARAAGVEPGVTTTVDGVVARTAAVHTAAAIPAVTACGLATGSLLAGDLATDPVSIADGRAQLPVGDGVCGDGFAELRR
- a CDS encoding halocyanin domain-containing protein, coding for MDEAPRRRAVLTAAASGIAAATAGCLGGDGGTTEQWLSNANNYDGMVDRTGQETVTVAVGAVDGLSFDPAAVRITTGTEVLWEWTSFGGGHNVAEENGVFESEIQSGEGETFSHTFTDSGQYRYVCTPHQTQGMLGVVEVVDE
- a CDS encoding DUF5799 family protein, whose protein sequence is MSHWTDAIIGERMAVDQQFSDRVAASQFSNAEWDLIMTATDLDMENADDPEAARIVADTDSVAAIIPELASIRAQTASMAGQPGGDSQQSGGGILESIKRALGFGGEDSDEDEVDAEKLAAAEGLTQEYAEALQAHLEDSGSFEQARAAYRES
- a CDS encoding mandelate racemase/muconate lactonizing enzyme family protein, with translation MVSYDELHDPNAEYTMRELSSETMGVTGERGGGRDVEITDVQTTMVDGNFPWTLVRIYTDADVVGTGEAYWGAGVPELIERMKPFVIGENPLDIDRLYEHLVQKMSGEGSVEGVTVTAISGIEIALHDLAGKILGVPAYQLLGGKYRDQVRVYCDCHTADEADPQACADEAERVVEELGYDALKFDLDVPSGLEKDRANRHLRPGEIRHKAEIVEAVTERVKDRADVAFDCHWTFSGGSAKRLAAELEEYDVWWLEDPVPPENLEVQEEVTKSTITPITVGENRYRVTEERRLIENQAVDIIAPDLPKVGGMRETRKIADVANQYYIPVAMHNVSSPVATMASAHVGAAIPNSLAVEYHSYELGWWEDLVEEDVIEDGYIEIPEKPGLGVTLDMDAVEEHMVDGETLFDEA